In the genome of Oryzias melastigma strain HK-1 linkage group LG4, ASM292280v2, whole genome shotgun sequence, the window actattgtgtattttttaatatcaccAGTTTTATGCAATGGGAAGCTCCAGTGAGAACTGTGAGGAAACGATGTATAACTCCTGATGTGGCTGCaaattttatcaacattttataTCAAACTCCTGCTCAGATTTTACCTGCTTCATGTGATTTTATGgatgaatattttaacaacaaactAAAGTTAGCAATTGATGCTGTAGctccactaaaaacaaaaatagtaaaaactaaAGCTACAGCACCCTGGATAAATGAAGACATCAGTCATGAAACGTGTatgcaggagagcagagaggaagtgGAGGAAATCGAAACTAACTGTGCATGgacagatttttaaagaacaacaaaGGATGTGCAgtcatgcaataaaaaaaagctagaaccCTACACTTCTCAAACctaattatacaaaaaaaaaaaaaattatccaaaCTTCCTCTTTAAAACAATAGACACTTTGACCAAAGGAGATTTTCAGAGGTCCTCCATGACAGCATTAGATGCTACATGTGAGAGTTTTGCAGACCACTTCAGTAGTAAAATCAATGTAAAGtagattttgattttaatgaatCAACAGCCTTGTATTTATCAGAGGAAACACTGGAAAGTTTTGTTCTGGTTGATGCCGTGGCACTTGGTTGAGTTTtctcaaaacagctagcatgtaaatattagcccaactccaaaacagcctaaaagaaaaaaaaagcgcaaattatgcaaaacagctaacatgtagctaacatgtagctaacatgtagctaaaatattagctaaatttgctgctaaagtccaaaacagccaaattagccaaaatagccagaGCAgtgttttcaaccttttttgagccaaggtacactttttccatgaaaaaaatcccgcggcacactagcatctaaaaaggtaaaaaaattagtctgtattgatgtacactCCCTCCACAGtctagtttacattttttatataagtgggaatcatcattaatcaatttgctcaagttaaacatgTATCTCATtaaaacagtctacatttattatcattaatgaatgattaaaaaaaatacttctaaataatcagtttttatgaatgctttttttcccctctttttttaaatacttccaaaactatcagacaaagtaaaaacattcttttcttgtttcccttCACTATAGTGTTgagaattctggctcaaaattcaattcttttgcattcgttttcctaaaacagcagctcttttggctaccaaatggctttttaggttgttgtttgctttgtttgattcattataaactattagataagattatgcacaaaatccatgatgtaaatatgtttttattcatataaagtgtaaattatgtatatgctgttatttatcccttccagaaaGAATCTACAAAATTAACGGTAAAAGAACTATTagctattcagtttttaactctacgcattttaagcttttttctttttaaacacatttgaagcaaacaacacaaaactctgcaaccacaacccaaatataaattaaattgtgcaaaaaccactaaatcaagacttttattcacattgacattaagaaagacaaaagagtttcagctttgaggatgtcatctgctttcttctctcagtgatgatctgctctgttttagagaagattctctcagttctcaggtgtctggacaggttgattgtggagccataaatatatacagaatatatatacatatagaatatttcctgcagactgttccttcatactatcaagaaaagtcaaatgattccagtttttatcttctttttcttttcattttctttacattttgtgttgatgttttctctctctccctatttggctcttgcgctgctgaatgtgtaagcccctccccctccatccAGCGCTCAGCGCGCAcacttaacccaatgcatcatgggggctgtagtgcataaactcagGCAGATGCCGGCATCctgtcgtttctgagcttcattcttttgttcactttttaaactgtctgacgtcggatcccgctggaagctacaccgctaaacacgagctttagctgttattttagttggaactgagagactttatgagccgaatcaaaACAAGGAAGAGAGGACGTTacccacttctgattggtcagattgatgacatgtgatcaagcctccaacaatgattggtgaagacagctgaagggggcgggacttttgtaaaagctgagtttgaggctagttttgcggcTGGATTACCATAATATCATtctgattagtcatttatagaatcaaagaaatatttcttttaccatcttgcatattccaaactatccagtgttaaatcagggccgtttggatgaacacagagctgataccatagtgatggtaaatgttttagatatgtgaaaatgggtaatttcccgcgccacaccagaccatctctcacggcacaccggtgtgccgcggcacactggttgaaaaacactggtctAGAGTatagctaagatattagctggcctggttggtagtttttagttgaatagattgaagctctgtagtgacgtctaaccttttttctttagccccaNNNNNNNNNNNNNNNNNNNNNNNNNtgatgcggcccggcctcaactagattctgtctccagcggcccccggctgatttgagcttgagacccctgctgtacagggcctcggtctcctggtgtcagtctaatatatatctgtacTACTAcgctctgactccatatatttataaagtaacgactaatcgactgttaaattagtcgttgactattttaatagtcaattggtcgactaattgtggcagccctaactcagagttgaatttctGAAACTccttccactctgcagaaactatgtccaagacaATGACACAGATTTGGGGATTTTGCctaaaacggcataatcctaatgaaaagaccacttcTACAATAGATtgaaagatgatcagagtgggactttaaggcttTACAAATCCATTTTGATATAAAGTATTGAACCCTGATAAGTCTTATGTTTAACACCTAAAAAGCTTTGTTAGGAATATTTTAAAGTCCCTATTTCTCATCtctaataaacaaaacaaatgttttcctaCATGTGGCATTTACACAAATGAGAGATCTTGAAGTGTTGTCCTTTCATCTGCAGAAAATCTCATTCGTTCTTcatacaaacacatttaaacttaCTGATTTTTGTTGACTTAGATCCTCCAGGAGATCCGCAACCGGACCATCAAGACGATGTGCAGGCAGAGGAACATGCCTCACAGCATCTGGTCGCTGAGCCCGCTGCAGAGGAAGACGCTGCTCCAGCACGTCCTGGTGAATGACGAGTACCGCTTCCTCTACTGCTATGTGCCCAAGGTGGCCTGCTCCAACTGGAAGAGGGTTCTGAAGGTCCTGAGCGGAGCGCTGGAGAGCGTGGACGTCAACATCAAGATGGACCACCGCAGCGACCTGACCTTCCTGTCCTCTCTGAAGCCAGAGGAGATCCGCTACCGCCTCAAGCACTACTTCAAGTTCATGTTTGTGCGGGAGCCCATGGAGCGGCTCCTGTCGGCGTACAGGAACAAGTTCGGAGAGATCGAGTCCTACCAGAAAAAGTACGGCGTGGAGATCATAAAGAGATACAGAAAGGGCCACGCTAAGGTCCAGTCTGTGAGAGGAGACGACGTGACCTTCACAGAGTTCGTCCGTTACCTGGTGGACGAGGACGTGGAGCGGATGAACGAGCACTGGATGCCCATGTACAACCTCTGCCAGCCTTGTGCCATGTCGTATGATTTCATTGGCTCCTATGAACGCCTTGAGAACGATGCAGACTTTGTGCTGCAGCGCGTCAACGTGCCTCATTTTGTTCACTTCCCCGAGAGGCAAACGTGGTACAAGCCGGTGACCACAGAGACCTTACACTATTACCTGTGCAGCCTGCCGCAGAAGCTCCTGAGAGAACTCCTCCCAAAGTATATCCTAGACTTCTCCTTATTCACGTATCCTCTTCCCAACATGACCGTGGAGCACTGCAGGCATTGAGGAGCAGCGCCTCCGTTTGACAGACAATCATCTGTGCTGTTGGAACAGACTTCAAACCACTAAAGCTTGAAAAGTGTTTAAACCAGCCTTACAGGATCTGTTACAACACAGTTATTTTAGGACCGTATTTTCCGTACCATAGGGCGCACCGTATTATAAGAAAAAGGTGACAAAAGCAAactattaaactttattttgctaCTTAAAGcactcttattattttttaaatcaatcttcTCCCGCGAAACCTCTTCAGTGTTGAATGAAACAGCTGTAATTCCATCATCAAACATTCCGGTTCCCTCTCATCGTTTGTTGGAGTCAGTCTCATTACCATGTGTTTGTTCGGTAATGATGCCGGCAGCTTTAGCCAAAACTCAGACAACAGTTACAGCAGATCAGAGacacatttagactttttttttccagttttcaagctcctttggagtttagctaatatgttttCATTATGCtaaaaagctgttttggctaaattagacattttaccttttttttttttttactaatttggcatttagctaaaattttagcagggtatcagcttcagcgttttcagctattaacttcagtgttttcagctatttagcgttttttttagcttcactgttttcagctatcaatgtcagtattttcagcttctagcttcagtgttttcagctattggcttcagtgttttcagctattagcttcagccttttcagttactaacttcagtattttcagctattagcttcagtgttttcagcggTTAACTTCAggatcttcatctatcagcactagcatcttcagcagccaaattcatctcacagcattcacactagcattatcacaggtaattctatatatctagttcataattatggtaaaaagttagttttaaagcattaaaaatgtagttttagagtgtttaataaatgtttatcctgtccggcccgcgacctaaggggtgttttggattttggccccttgtgcgattgagtttgacacccctggtttactTCCTGGTGCGTGAGCTGGTCCTCGTGCACGATTGATGCGTGTGCTAATCCACACTGTTGACTCTTGCGCAGTCACACGCTGGCAacaaacaaactggaaaaaggTGTGTAAAGTTTGGCTGTATCTCTGCGGGGCGTATAGCCATGCACGGGGAAGCGCAGTACACACAAAAGATGGACCGGATTAATAGAAACACGGccgatttattaaaaaaaaagttttggctTTTATGTGCGCCTTgtagtgcggaaaatacggtacacaATGTGTGgtccaaactgttttttgtatttgttcatgtaaaaactttaaagtcagaaagaCTTCAGTGGACTTTTAGCAAATGAAAGCATGTAAAGGAATTTgtcatgtacaactttattttgttaataacttaacataattataaaaaacaaataaaagaggaGTTTTGCAACATAATGCACGTTTTGTAACATGAAAGAGGTGCTGGAAATGAAAGGATTTGAAGAAGAATCTGTTGAAAACATCCTCTTGTTTTAAGCAGTGGTTcatcttatttcttttttcagatttcttgGAGAACATAGTAAAGTAATTCTGCGGAGTGGTAGAAGCTACTTCATTCAGGAAGGGTTTGTGTTCGACTCACTTATCAGcactttccttttctttggAGTCCTTGAAGCTGACACTCCTAAAGAAGAGCAGGTTGTTATCAGAGTGAATTCAGagaggaaggatggatggacgcTGCATTCTCTCATGCAGGTCTTACTTGTCTGCTGACTTATCCGAGGAGCGCTCCAGAGTTCGGAGGATGGAGTGTTCGGAGGCGCTGTGAGCGCCGCTGGAGGCGCTGAGGGGCGAGGAGCTGTCCAGGGAGGAGAAGGACAGACCCTGTCTGCGCATCTCCTGAACCGCCCTTTCTCTGAAGACGCACAAAAGAcacaaagttttacattttcagatcaGGTTCCAgagctgcaaaaacaaagagggGGGGGTCTTTAAAGGAGCGGCgcggaaaaagtaacaaacacctttttgggctggaatttattgaagacgggtcacaactggaagatatacggtactctgcatctaaaatgaaaggtttttgcTGGTCATCAGtggataaggggataaattgggcgttgtgttagtctgggggcggagcttgcagcataaactcttcctggagggagtgGTTGGCATCGACcctacgtcagcacgtttcacccgcttgttttcgtgggtatgggaggggctgctgcaggtttttagaggattactcttaccgttttggggttctttatagagaggaacaTCCAttgaaaacctcaaaaagtagcaTTTTCATAGTTGGGCCCCTTTAAATCAAAAGTCAGGATTAATTCATTTagctttcattgttttaaagtccccctctgatcatcctttgatctattgtaaaagccttcccagtggCCTTTTATTATGATTCTGGCAGTTTTagctaagaaacaaaaaactgatgttttttctccagagtggcaggagttcattagaaatgtccctcagagttgtgggcaggactattTGTGTGTAAGTAAGGcttccccacttcccatcatccatctgtttacactctccttcTAGCTTATAGCggctcacaaccccaacttaacattagttgtgcaacaaaaatgacatatGATATAAGAGCTatacagcgttcagctgtcagcttgtAGACCCGAATACTGGAAGTCACTATTCACATTTCCGGCCccgtcgccattttgtctgacgtcacaggAAAAAAGGTATAACCTGGTCTGAACACAGAGAAGCTCAGtccaaaaactcacattttttcatttgtgcaagagacaaagaagaaatgaaagGACAGTAAAATGTTGGATTTATGGAGTTTTAGAGCTCAGCCTCTGCAAATCTACATCTGAGTTTGGAGTGGagcttttttaatgttcagctttacttgaacttttaaattccttcactatttttgttgaaatcaaTTCGAGACTTGTGATTAATCAAAAGTGCAACGTGTCCCCAGTGTGTTTTCTTGTGACTCATAATAGTTAGGGCGGGGTATCGGTTCTAATtcccagaaacgattcgattcagattttttttgattcttcaattcaattcaattttaagtttacacatttatacacatttgtttagaaatacattaataatctactatttgatttgaatatatttatatgaatctgatccagttcacatactgtaaatgtatcagtgaaatactgagattgttaatatcatccagtgttccatggattctctaaaggagaagttctaactaaaatgttcagatcattaacattggaaacattgttctgcttctcctggaggacgtttcagtttgaccaatAGGTGGAGATCAAGCTATAGAATTACACTTTAttgaagaagaagacaacagtatgaggggaaaaaaaagttttagaccaaaaatagttactttaaaaagttatttccttaaaaagtttagaaaatgaatgtctgtgaataaataaaagtgttcattttttttggtcaaccgtgcgttagcattagccgtcctatgggaaattctaatgaacgttagcatcaacctatggactttagctttctgtactaaatcgatttatatcgtTTGTGAATCAATGACTGATCTAtaaagcttaaatcgattcaaatcgattaatcgattttttctacccagccctaatattaGTTATGTTGCATTAAAGTTCAGATTTCAAAGAgttttttctgtcaaactgtCATTTACTTTAAGGCATTAAAACATCTGAATCTTTAGAGtgtaaatgtgattattttaagGGATTACCTTGATCTTTTTTGAgaccaaaaagataaaaagagaaTGAAAGTTGCCAGAAAACAACTTTAGATGAGCAGCTTCATTAGAATATCCCGGCGCTCACCGCTCAAAGCGCTCAGTGGTCACTTGTCTCTTGAGGACGTCCATCTCCGTCTGCAGCTGAGACACTTTCCCTCGGAGCTGGGACACCTCCCTGGCATGCTCTGCACTGCAAACagcattcaaaaataaatcttgacGTATTTATGTTCAGAGGCGGTGAAAGAGGAGGATTTCTTACGTTTTGTTGTCGGCCGTGGTGAGCCTGTCCCGCAGGACCTTCAGCTCAGACTCCCGCTCACTGGCAGCCAGGTGTGACTGGAACTCTTTCTGCCGGGTGCTGGAGATCAGAGTTTCAAGGTTCCGCACGCTCAGCCGCTCACTGGCCAGCTGCCTCTTGAGCAGATCCACCTCTGATCGAACATCTTCCAGTTCTCCTGTTAGCTGTGACAGAGCAGCATCATGGTGAGACGTGAAGCTGGGCTAAAGACGTTGACGGGAAGACCAGAACAGCTCCGGGCCTCACCCTCTCCAGCTCCATGCTTTTGGCGGTGAGTTGTCTTGCTGCGAGCTCCTTTCCCGAGTCCAGTTTGACGCAGAGCTCCCTGACGGAGGCCAGGTCGGAGAGCGCAGAGGCcttctcctgctgctgtttgtggagctcctcctccagctgggaCATCCCGCGAGCCAGAGAGGACACTTTGGTCTCGTAGGCCTGGAGTGCCTGGAAGTGCTGGGAGATAACGTGGAGTTTGAAGACGCTggaaacttgaataactttcaatattttactctccatataaatatattttgtcaaaatcatacaagttaaaaatgaatgaaagataacatcaggtcattaataacaataaataaaatgatctggagggtcggatagaattacccggagggccggatccggcccccgggcctcgactttgacacacgtgcccTAACCCTCTCCACGCTCTCACCTGTTGGATCTCGGCCTCCTGTTGTCGGACGGTTTCTCTCAGCTGTCTGCGCTCGGCATCGGAGGACAGGAGCTCCATCCGGATGGAGTTGTTCAGGCCTGCAGCTTGCTGAAGCTTCTGCTCCCGCTCCTCCACCTCGGAGTGGGCCGTCCGGAACCGCTCCAACAAATCCCTGTTCTCCTGCTCCTGCGAGTCCAGCCTGACAGTGAGCAGAGGAGGTCTACGGAGGAAGACCACGGCGGGACTCTCTTACCTTGGAGGCTATAAGCTTTTCTATTCTTGACACTTCAGAAATGTATGAGTGAACCCTCAGCTTCATCTCGTCCTTCTCATGGAGAGCCTCCTCCATCTCTGCATGTACGGCCTGGAAAACACACAGTCAATATGGAGAATATAACAGAAACACCTGGAACTCTGTGGGGGTCTTTTACTTGGTTCTCGCGGGTCATGGTGGTCAGATCATCTTGCAGTCTCCTGTTCTCTCTGATTATGATCTCTTTGTCCCGTTTGAGAGCAGCCAGCTCGTCCTGACGGGCGTCCAGCTGCCGTCTCTGACTGCTTATCTCCCTCTCACGGCTGTTTAAGGCGCCCTGCAGCTGGCTGAGGGGGCCGAATTCACAACAGGATTAGTAGAGAAAAAGCGTACAGAAATGTTCTGTTGGTTTCAGAGAACCACGTCAGTCACACCGAGACTTATCTGAAGGGGAGAGACTCACGCTAATGAGACATCCATGTTTTTGACTGTTTGCCTCACGTCTTCCAGGGTTTTCTCCTGTGGACATAAGAAGCACACTTCAGAAATCATTTCTAATGTCAATGTACAGTGTTAGCTAGAGCCcaagctttaaagtcccactccaatcatcttttggaGCGTtctcaatggtcttttaatcatgacatttttaggcaaaatctacaaacctgttgttttctaagacatcgtttctgcagagcggcagaagttcattagaaattcacttctgagttgtaggtggaACTGTTGGTACGGATCATCATCACGGTTTGGATTGTATCACAATTTTAGGGTCACTGTTCGGATCCTTTTTCggaccagtaaaaaaaaagaaagcaacaggaaaacaaaaacaacaaaagcctgAAATAAtttgcaggtgaggcactgccatCCTGGCGATTTATGATCCCTTTTGCTCGCCATACTGCCTTCCCCTGATGGCACTTCCCTGTTGTGGCGTAGCTGCTGCTCCTAACTGGGATATTttctgaacccagacatgaagATCTCAGTATCCGCATCCTCCATGATGAGGGGATCAAGAAAAGCTTtggacagaagctcctcccacattcgGCGGGAGCTTCAGGTCAACACACTTTTGGATAACCGTCAAGAAGCTACTTTGATGcgattttaaaacaaagatggtGTAGATGAATTTAACGTGAATTTCAATCGGTGTGGACGGACAACTGATTTAAATAATGCGCCTCAGAGATGGTGGTGGTCCGAAATACATGTGTGTTGAACCAGGGCTAGTGATCCGTACGGATTACCCGTGATCTGTTGCAtcccccgcccccacttcccatcacctatctgttaaaaacaaaaaagacaaggAATATTGGAGGTATCCAGATAtgcagtttagatccagattccaggtcaggaggaaaacaaagacgttcatggatctattgtctGCAGGAGGGTGCAttagaatggggcggagcagagagTGGCTTGATGATTGTAGTTTCTACATCAAACCTACAAtcattttcaaactgtatttgttgattcacaacaatttgaataaagaaatactcagaaatgaaattttaatcttaattttctgt includes:
- the chst14 gene encoding carbohydrate sulfotransferase 14, translating into MEEEKEKTSTFCLRARFLPPVGSEVNPAPATPFVLLMLRVPDARRHAQSDGPAQLHACETEEGGRREGVAAKMRALLTGSSLTASRGLISFELVAWGRGSYFVSHQSGSIKAAGGARTMPPHRQDFGLNRPEGGRRGLAINFRSATSSVRRGSTVLPSVLTFLVIVASGGLLMMIEKGMLNGMETPAPRGSGRRTDLIRQRRGPGGVDVEAQILQEIRNRTIKTMCRQRNMPHSIWSLSPLQRKTLLQHVLVNDEYRFLYCYVPKVACSNWKRVLKVLSGALESVDVNIKMDHRSDLTFLSSLKPEEIRYRLKHYFKFMFVREPMERLLSAYRNKFGEIESYQKKYGVEIIKRYRKGHAKVQSVRGDDVTFTEFVRYLVDEDVERMNEHWMPMYNLCQPCAMSYDFIGSYERLENDADFVLQRVNVPHFVHFPERQTWYKPVTTETLHYYLCSLPQKLLRELLPKYILDFSLFTYPLPNMTVEHCRH